AGTGGCGATCAACGTTAACGACGCGCGCATCCCCGACAACCTGGGTGAGCAACCTATCGATACGCCGGTCGTGGTCGACGGGCCGGTGGCGTACTTCAGCACATTGCCGATCAAGGCCATGGTCAAGGCGCTGCGCGAGGCCGGGGTGCCTGCAGCGGTTTCGCAGACGGCGGGCACCTTTGTGTGTAACCAGGTGTTTTACCTGTTACAGCACGCGCTGGCCGGTACGGACGTTCGCAGTGGGTTCATCCATGTACCGAACCTGCCGGAGCAGGTGGTGGGGACTGGGTTGGCATCGATGCCGTTGGTGACGACCGTTGAAGGCTTGCGTCTGGCGGTGCAGGTGGCATGGAACACCCAGGTGGATGTGGTGCAGGCCGGTGGCCAGGTCAGTTGACCCGGCTCGCGGTGTTCAGTCTTCGCGGCTGGGAAAGAACAACTCAAAACAGGTTACTCCGGCCTCACTGCTGACACGGTAGCGACCGTTGTGCAGCTGCATGATGGTCGCCACAATCGACAGTCCCAGCCCGTTGGACTGGGCCGAGCGTTCCCGCGACTCATCCACCCGGTAAAAACGCTCGAACAGGCGCGGCAAATGCTCGGCGGGGATGGTCTGCCCGTGGTTACTGACGCGCAGGTTGATACCCTCGGCCTCTGGAATGGCCTGAATCAGCAACTGCGAACTGGGTGCTCCGTATTTGATGGCGTTTGCACATAAATTTGCCAAGGCGCGGCGCAACAGCATCGGTTCGGCCCAGATCAGGCCTTCGCCCTCGGCCAGAATGTGAATATCCACATCGCTCGCCAACCCTTCGAAGTAGTCCGCTATGCGTTCCACCTCAT
The window above is part of the Pseudomonas sp. KBS0710 genome. Proteins encoded here:
- the pcp gene encoding pyroglutamyl-peptidase I; this translates as MQTLLLTGFEPFDQDSVNPSWEAVRQLDGVRLGEDVQIVARRLPCAFALVGERLAEWITQLRPAMVIATGLGPGRSSISMERVAINVNDARIPDNLGEQPIDTPVVVDGPVAYFSTLPIKAMVKALREAGVPAAVSQTAGTFVCNQVFYLLQHALAGTDVRSGFIHVPNLPEQVVGTGLASMPLVTTVEGLRLAVQVAWNTQVDVVQAGGQVS